A window of Reinekea marina contains these coding sequences:
- a CDS encoding LysR family transcriptional regulator, translating to MHSELHAIDWTEVQTLICVAQLGSLSAASRALGVNHSTVLRRIQSFEQKHHVQLFIRSQTGYELSRHGQVLLQGHEQIEQMMLGLQRRVHDFDSELQGPITVTTTENLFRSYLSKPLLSFARIYPMIELDLLISNQIVDIDHLEADIAIRPSAQVPESSFGFELFSLQFYAYAPKEKLTEIDAEVPFEYEHWVGYSGHLKNARIGKILQDNLKHRLTISANNFDGVAAAANDGLGLALLPSFIGNAQPNLTKVNNIIYFETPVFALAPEDLSVSRRVNALLNYLNSCFQGD from the coding sequence ATGCACAGCGAGTTACACGCTATAGATTGGACAGAAGTGCAAACGTTGATCTGCGTCGCACAGCTCGGTTCTCTTTCTGCGGCATCAAGAGCGCTGGGGGTGAATCACTCTACTGTTTTAAGGCGTATTCAGTCTTTCGAGCAAAAACACCATGTACAGCTATTTATACGATCTCAAACCGGCTATGAGCTTTCTCGGCACGGCCAAGTATTATTACAAGGCCACGAACAAATAGAACAAATGATGCTAGGCCTACAAAGGAGAGTTCATGACTTTGACTCAGAGCTACAGGGCCCCATTACGGTAACAACGACAGAAAACCTGTTTAGATCATACTTAAGCAAACCGCTGTTAAGTTTTGCTCGTATTTACCCAATGATTGAACTGGATTTACTGATTTCAAATCAAATCGTTGATATCGATCATTTAGAGGCAGACATTGCCATTCGGCCTAGTGCGCAAGTTCCAGAGTCGTCTTTCGGCTTTGAATTATTTTCACTTCAATTTTACGCTTACGCCCCCAAAGAAAAGCTTACTGAAATCGATGCTGAGGTGCCATTCGAATATGAGCACTGGGTCGGCTATTCGGGTCACCTAAAAAACGCCCGCATTGGCAAAATTTTACAAGACAATTTGAAACACAGGCTTACCATCAGCGCAAATAACTTTGATGGCGTAGCCGCTGCCGCCAATGACGGCCTAGGGCTAGCACTGCTGCCATCCTTCATTGGTAATGCTCAACCTAATTTAACAAAAGTGAATAATATAATTTACTTTGAAACGCCTGTATTCGCCTTAGCCCCTGAGGACTTATCAGTCTCGCGCCGAGTAAATGCCTTATTAAACTATTTAAACAGTTGCTTTCAAGGTGACTAG
- the mqo gene encoding malate dehydrogenase (quinone): MSVRSVDVLLVGGGVMSATLGMLLKQLDPNIQILMIEQGEKVAQESSDGWNNAGTGHAAYCELNYTPLNNGVIDTSKALKINEAFETSLQFWSYLVKKEIFPEPEHFINRTPHESFVWGEENVEFLRKRYETLSAHPLFAEMEYTEDRTVLEEWMPLVMAGRDPNEKVAGTRIQHGSDVDFGAVTRDLIFQLSKMHGFELMVGHKVTDIRKRGDNGWSVEANNLYESGGEYINAKFVFLGAGGASLKLLQAAGIDEGNGYGGFPVSGQWLVCRKPEIVEQHHAKVYGKAPIGAPPMSVPHLDTRVIEGEKALLFGPFAGFTMKFLKKGSILDLISSVRFNNIVPMVQVGLRNIDLTKYLISEVLQSHESRIESLKRYFPEAKSEDWHLSYAGQRVQIIKNDPKTGGKLEFGTEVIRSADNSLCCLLGASPGASTAVQTMVEIIEAAFKDKVATPEWQAKLKEMIPSYGQSLAENPELLKEVRDYTTSTLHLKP; the protein is encoded by the coding sequence ATGAGTGTACGTTCAGTAGATGTATTGTTAGTCGGTGGTGGTGTCATGAGTGCCACCTTGGGAATGCTGCTTAAGCAACTTGACCCTAATATCCAGATATTAATGATTGAGCAAGGTGAGAAAGTTGCACAAGAAAGTTCTGATGGCTGGAACAATGCCGGAACGGGTCACGCGGCTTATTGTGAACTTAATTACACGCCGCTTAACAATGGTGTAATTGATACTTCTAAAGCTTTAAAAATCAATGAAGCCTTTGAAACATCGTTACAGTTTTGGTCATACCTCGTAAAAAAAGAAATCTTTCCAGAGCCTGAGCACTTTATCAATCGTACTCCTCACGAATCCTTTGTTTGGGGCGAGGAAAACGTTGAGTTTTTACGTAAACGATATGAAACCTTAAGTGCACACCCACTATTTGCGGAAATGGAGTACACAGAAGATCGAACTGTACTCGAAGAATGGATGCCATTGGTCATGGCTGGCCGTGATCCAAATGAGAAAGTGGCTGGAACTCGAATTCAACACGGCTCTGATGTCGATTTTGGTGCGGTCACTCGCGACCTTATCTTCCAATTAAGTAAAATGCATGGTTTCGAGTTAATGGTTGGTCATAAGGTGACTGATATTCGGAAGCGTGGCGATAACGGTTGGTCAGTTGAGGCCAATAACCTATACGAAAGTGGCGGTGAATATATTAATGCCAAATTTGTATTTTTAGGTGCGGGTGGGGCATCGCTGAAATTATTGCAAGCCGCTGGTATTGATGAAGGTAACGGTTACGGTGGGTTCCCGGTAAGCGGGCAGTGGTTGGTTTGCCGAAAGCCTGAAATTGTCGAGCAGCATCATGCAAAGGTATATGGCAAAGCGCCAATTGGAGCACCGCCAATGTCAGTGCCTCATTTAGATACTCGTGTCATTGAAGGCGAAAAAGCGTTGTTATTTGGACCTTTTGCTGGCTTTACCATGAAGTTTTTAAAGAAAGGCTCAATCTTAGATTTGATCTCATCTGTACGCTTCAACAACATTGTTCCAATGGTGCAAGTTGGATTGCGAAATATAGATTTAACAAAGTACCTCATTAGCGAAGTACTGCAATCTCATGAAAGCCGTATTGAATCTTTGAAACGATACTTCCCAGAAGCTAAATCTGAAGACTGGCATTTATCATATGCTGGGCAAAGAGTTCAGATTATTAAAAACGATCCAAAAACAGGCGGTAAACTAGAATTTGGTACAGAAGTTATTCGTTCAGCCGATAATAGTTTGTGTTGTTTATTAGGTGCTTCACCTGGCGCATCAACGGCCGTACAAACTATGGTTGAAATAATTGAAGCCGCTTTTAAAGACAAGGTTGCAACGCCTGAGTGGCAAGCCAAGCTCAAAGAGATGATTCCATCTTATGGCCAATCTCTGGCTGAAAACCCAGAACTGTTAAAGGAAGTTCGTGACTACACGACCTCGACGCTGCATTTAAAACCATAA
- a CDS encoding YhdH/YhfP family quinone oxidoreductase: MTEFQSLRVHVENDHIVRRIETLTLEDLPDHEVLIQVHYSGINFKDALSANGHTGITRHYPHTPGIDASGIVQSDSSGTFETGEPVVVIGFDLGMNTHGGLSEYIRVPKDWVVRLPKGISLSDAMRIGTAGLTAGYCVEKLLQNGFSGKHANVLVTGATGGVGSLAIHLLSTLGYQVTASSGKPEQSEWLMQIGAQKVIDRNDLSFAKPKALLPESFDAAIDTVGQDTLVNILKSLKYGGSVAACGIVGGTSIPLDIYPFILRHVNLLGVASATATLADRTRVFAKFASHWRLNLLTELCEEIKLEDVSDRIDAMLSGKISRRALVKLCK, encoded by the coding sequence ATGACAGAGTTTCAATCTTTACGTGTTCATGTAGAAAACGATCACATTGTAAGGCGAATAGAAACACTAACCTTAGAAGATTTACCGGACCATGAAGTATTGATTCAAGTTCATTATTCAGGGATCAATTTTAAAGATGCATTGTCTGCAAATGGTCATACGGGCATTACGCGTCATTACCCACATACCCCAGGAATCGATGCGTCAGGAATTGTACAGTCTGATTCATCTGGGACATTTGAAACGGGAGAGCCTGTTGTTGTTATTGGTTTTGATTTAGGGATGAATACCCACGGAGGGCTGAGCGAATATATTCGAGTGCCAAAAGATTGGGTGGTTCGATTGCCAAAGGGTATTTCACTCAGTGATGCCATGCGCATTGGAACAGCGGGTTTAACGGCTGGCTATTGTGTCGAAAAATTATTGCAAAATGGATTTTCAGGGAAACATGCTAACGTATTGGTGACAGGGGCTACTGGCGGTGTAGGAAGTTTAGCCATTCACTTATTGTCTACCTTGGGGTATCAAGTGACCGCATCTAGCGGAAAGCCAGAGCAAAGCGAATGGTTAATGCAAATTGGTGCTCAAAAGGTTATCGATAGAAATGATTTAAGTTTCGCAAAACCAAAAGCCCTATTGCCTGAGTCGTTTGATGCAGCCATTGATACGGTTGGGCAAGATACCTTAGTAAATATTTTAAAATCGTTAAAGTATGGCGGATCCGTCGCGGCATGCGGGATTGTGGGAGGGACTTCTATTCCTCTCGATATTTACCCATTTATTTTACGTCATGTGAATCTATTAGGAGTGGCCAGTGCCACAGCCACATTGGCCGATAGGACGAGAGTATTTGCAAAGTTTGCCAGTCATTGGCGCTTAAACTTGTTAACAGAATTGTGCGAAGAAATTAAGTTGGAAGATGTTTCAGATCGGATCGATGCCATGTTGTCTGGCAAAATTTCACGAAGAGCGCTGGTGAAGTTATGCAAGTAG
- a CDS encoding c-type cytochrome: MNISKTVLTLCICALLASVAAHADEYESEIKARQAFMQILAYNNGMLAAMVRGKVPYDAEQATIAARNVSLAASMNNGSMWPAGSDLDSHEGTVAKKEIWSTWPEAGNIFNELAMASTSLEAEAGKGVDALKAAMGPVGDACSSCHKNFRQKR; this comes from the coding sequence ATGAATATTAGTAAAACGGTTTTAACCTTGTGCATTTGTGCACTTTTAGCCTCAGTCGCGGCTCATGCCGATGAGTATGAGAGTGAAATCAAAGCTCGACAGGCATTTATGCAAATATTGGCTTATAACAATGGCATGCTCGCGGCTATGGTGCGAGGCAAAGTACCCTATGATGCTGAGCAAGCTACCATTGCCGCACGAAATGTAAGCCTAGCGGCCAGTATGAATAATGGTTCAATGTGGCCAGCAGGCTCCGACTTAGACAGTCACGAAGGCACCGTGGCTAAAAAAGAGATTTGGTCAACTTGGCCTGAAGCCGGGAATATTTTCAATGAACTGGCCATGGCTAGCACCAGCCTTGAGGCTGAAGCCGGAAAAGGTGTAGACGCACTTAAAGCCGCTATGGGGCCGGTTGGTGATGCTTGTTCAAGTTGCCATAAGAATTTTAGACAAAAACGTTAA
- the dnaB gene encoding replicative DNA helicase, translating into MTELQDDDLILDDPEVSQIKAPPHSIEAEQSVLGALMVDNSQWDNISELLVPDDFFRNEHRQIYRMMIKLAESSSPMDVITLGESLEKEKQLEAVGGMLYLSDLAENTPSISNLVAYAKIVHERSLLRQLITVANDIAGKAYDPRGLDASAILDNAERAVFQIAEDRPNQGGLEHINPLADAALKRIEELAKQDSDIVGVSSGFSDLDKMTKGFKGGELIIVAARPAMGKTTFAMNLVEEAFLNQDKSVVVFSLEMPSEQLVNRSFASLGRIDLGRVSTGKLQDDDYPKLAKAINLMKDKKLFVDDTAGLSPSDMRSRIRRLAREHGDIGLVMIDYLQLMSIKGYTEGRTNEISEISRSLKALAKEFDCPVIALSQLNRSLEQRPNKRPIASDLRESGAIEQDADLITFIYRDEVYNEDSQDKGTAEIIIGKQRNGPIGTVRLAFQGQYSKFSDLAPDYEGYSSE; encoded by the coding sequence ATGACCGAATTGCAAGACGATGATCTGATCCTAGATGATCCAGAAGTTTCCCAAATAAAAGCACCACCGCACTCGATCGAAGCTGAGCAATCGGTTCTCGGTGCCTTGATGGTCGATAACAGCCAGTGGGACAATATTTCTGAACTGCTGGTTCCCGATGACTTTTTCCGCAATGAGCATCGTCAAATATATCGAATGATGATTAAATTGGCTGAATCCTCTTCGCCAATGGACGTAATTACCTTAGGTGAATCGCTAGAGAAAGAGAAACAGCTTGAAGCCGTTGGAGGCATGCTGTATTTATCGGATTTAGCCGAAAACACGCCGTCCATATCTAATTTAGTGGCGTACGCTAAAATTGTTCATGAACGCAGTTTATTACGTCAACTCATCACTGTCGCCAATGATATAGCGGGTAAGGCTTATGATCCGAGAGGCTTAGACGCGAGTGCTATTCTAGATAATGCAGAACGAGCGGTATTTCAAATTGCTGAAGACCGGCCTAATCAGGGTGGCTTAGAGCACATCAACCCGCTGGCCGATGCCGCGTTAAAAAGAATCGAAGAACTTGCAAAGCAAGATTCCGACATTGTCGGTGTGTCCTCTGGTTTCAGTGACTTAGATAAAATGACCAAAGGCTTTAAAGGCGGTGAATTGATCATTGTTGCTGCCCGACCGGCCATGGGTAAAACCACATTCGCCATGAATCTAGTGGAGGAGGCGTTTCTCAACCAGGATAAATCCGTGGTTGTGTTTAGCTTAGAAATGCCCTCCGAACAATTGGTTAATCGTTCTTTTGCTTCACTGGGTCGAATAGATTTAGGAAGGGTTTCAACCGGTAAGCTACAAGATGATGATTACCCTAAGCTTGCGAAAGCGATTAACCTGATGAAAGATAAAAAATTGTTTGTGGATGACACTGCAGGGCTATCGCCTTCAGACATGCGCTCCCGAATAAGACGCTTAGCACGCGAACACGGTGACATTGGGTTGGTGATGATCGATTACCTTCAATTGATGAGTATCAAAGGCTATACCGAGGGTAGAACTAATGAGATTTCTGAAATATCACGCTCTTTGAAGGCGCTGGCTAAAGAGTTTGATTGCCCAGTCATTGCGCTTTCACAGCTAAACCGATCATTAGAACAAAGACCGAATAAACGCCCCATAGCATCTGATTTACGTGAATCGGGTGCAATTGAGCAGGACGCCGACCTCATTACCTTTATTTATCGAGATGAAGTGTACAACGAAGACTCTCAAGATAAGGGAACAGCTGAAATCATCATCGGAAAGCAACGTAACGGGCCAATTGGAACGGTTCGTCTTGCATTCCAAGGGCAATACTCGAAATTTTCGGATTTAGCCCCCGACTATGAAGGATACAGTTCAGAATAA
- a CDS encoding PQQ-dependent sugar dehydrogenase produces MITHANDGRNQLFVVEQGGRVLAFDNDPSVKQASVFFDLSKSTTNQISTGGEEGLLGLAFDPDYAANGHFYVYYSAKSPRRSVISRFTATFDNNADMPQEQSEQVLLEIQQPYSNHNGGMLSFGPDHQLYIATGDGGSAGDPKNVAQNLNSPLGKILRVDTSGQASKDNPFINTPNADPRVWAYGLRNPWRMSFDTKTGQLWLGDVGQNAWEEVNVIEKGGNYGWRLFEGTHEFKPEKDAQLNLLEPVFEYNHRDGQSITGGVVYRGSDYPQLQGWYLFADFVSGQIWMLDSDNPGNSAVKTGRIPNPSAFGTDEQGELYVVSYRGTIHRVSVAQP; encoded by the coding sequence TTGATAACACATGCTAACGATGGCCGAAACCAGCTTTTTGTTGTCGAGCAGGGTGGGCGTGTTTTAGCTTTCGACAACGATCCGTCTGTCAAACAAGCATCGGTTTTTTTTGACCTGTCAAAGTCTACGACCAATCAAATTTCAACAGGAGGGGAGGAAGGCCTGCTTGGCTTAGCCTTTGATCCTGATTATGCAGCCAATGGCCATTTTTACGTTTATTATTCGGCGAAATCCCCACGCAGATCTGTGATTTCACGCTTTACAGCGACGTTTGATAACAACGCCGATATGCCCCAAGAGCAAAGTGAACAGGTGCTTTTGGAAATTCAACAACCCTATAGTAATCACAATGGTGGGATGCTGAGCTTTGGTCCAGATCACCAGCTATATATTGCTACTGGTGATGGTGGAAGCGCCGGAGACCCTAAGAACGTTGCGCAAAATTTAAACTCGCCCTTGGGTAAAATATTGCGAGTAGATACGTCAGGCCAGGCAAGCAAGGACAATCCATTTATAAATACACCTAATGCTGATCCGAGGGTTTGGGCTTATGGATTAAGAAACCCTTGGCGGATGAGTTTTGATACTAAAACAGGGCAGTTATGGCTGGGTGATGTAGGGCAAAATGCTTGGGAGGAAGTTAATGTTATAGAAAAAGGAGGGAACTACGGTTGGCGTTTATTTGAAGGTACCCATGAGTTTAAGCCTGAAAAAGATGCACAACTCAACCTCCTTGAGCCCGTGTTTGAGTATAACCACCGAGACGGCCAATCCATCACCGGTGGGGTCGTCTATCGAGGGTCCGATTATCCTCAGTTGCAAGGGTGGTATCTCTTTGCTGATTTTGTCAGTGGGCAAATCTGGATGCTAGATAGCGATAACCCTGGTAACTCAGCGGTCAAAACCGGTCGTATCCCAAACCCCTCTGCATTTGGAACCGACGAACAGGGCGAACTCTACGTCGTGAGCTATCGAGGAACGATACACAGAGTTAGCGTGGCGCAGCCGTAA
- a CDS encoding c-type cytochrome, which translates to MNRLVSTTMSIIVSSAFVTGALAHDGATGVVKQRMDAMSAIGNANKSLSNIARGRADFDLDTVTSAAASIAEHSQASALEFFVEGTEGGVSDAKAEIWQDWEKFSGLMTDLNRAAVSLSQISAQDEFAAAYKDVTATCGSCHKAFRAK; encoded by the coding sequence ATGAATAGGTTAGTTTCAACGACAATGAGTATTATTGTCAGCTCCGCTTTCGTTACCGGAGCATTGGCTCATGACGGTGCTACCGGCGTTGTTAAGCAACGAATGGATGCTATGTCTGCCATTGGTAATGCCAATAAATCACTTTCTAATATTGCTCGTGGTCGTGCAGATTTTGATCTCGACACGGTTACCAGTGCTGCGGCTAGCATTGCTGAACACTCACAAGCTAGTGCGCTTGAGTTCTTTGTTGAAGGCACTGAAGGAGGAGTCAGTGATGCTAAGGCTGAAATTTGGCAAGATTGGGAAAAGTTCTCCGGCTTAATGACCGACCTCAACAGGGCGGCGGTTAGTTTATCGCAAATTAGTGCTCAAGATGAATTTGCTGCGGCTTACAAAGACGTAACCGCTACATGTGGGTCTTGCCATAAAGCCTTTAGAGCGAAATAA